The DNA segment GCCGCCATCATCGGTTTGGCACTCGGTGCAGGATCTCTGGGGGTCGGCATCGTCTCCACCGTGCTGGCGTTGATCATCCTCGGGTTGGTACCGCGTTTTGAAAACCGGATGGAGAACGACTGGTACTCCGATCTCAGCGTCTCCTTCGGCAGCAACGACTCCGACATCACCAACACAACCAGGCTCCTGGAGTCGATGAACCTGAAGATCAAAGGCATCGACTGGAAGGAGGACCTGGCCGCCAACGACCGCCGCGTCACCTTCCACGTGAAGCACAAGAAAGGCGAACGGCTCACCCTGCCTGCGCGCGTCATCACCGCCCTGCGCATGCTGCCGGATGTGAAGACCGTCCATTGGCATGGTTGAGGGGCAACGGCAGTCTTGCTACACGATTGATCTTGCGCCGCGTCAGCGGATCGGCGAAATCCCGCGTCCGCCGCATGGAACCGTCTTCCACCGAAAACATGTCCCTGGGGCGTGTGATCCTTGAGTCGCTCAAGGGAAAGCACCACGACTTCACCACCGCTCCGCTGAACCGCGCCGTTCTGCTCCTCGCGGTCCCGATGGTGCTGGAGATGATCATGGAGTCCCTCTTCGCGGTGGTGGATGTTTTCTGGGTCTCCCACCTCGGCAGTGACGCCATCGCGGTGGTCGGCCTGACGGAGTCTGTCATGTCCCTCATCTATGCGGTGGCCATCGGTATCTCCTTCGCCGCGACGTCCATGGTTTCGCGCCGGATCGGTGAGCAGGATCCGGAACAGGCGGCCCGGACCGCCGGGCAGATCCTGTTGCTGGGTGCGACGGTATCGGCCGCGCTCGGCGTCGTGCTGGCCATTTTCGCAGGGGAGATCCTCGGGCTGATGGGGGCGTCCGATTCCGTCATCCGGATGGGCACGGATTTCGCCCGGATCATGCTGGGCGGGAACATCACCGTGTTCCTGATCTTCCTGATCAACGCCGCCTTCCGCGGCGCGGGTGACGCGGTCATCGCCATGCGCACGCTGTGGCTGGCCAACGCGCTGAACATCGTGCTGGGGCCGTGTTTCATCTTCGGCTGGGGGCCGTTTCCGGAAATGGGCCTCACCGGCGCGGCGGTGGCCACCAACATCGGCCGGGGCACGGGTGTGCTCTACCAGCTCTGGCATCTGGCCGGCCACCACAGCAGGCTGAAGGTCCGTCTTTCCCATCTGCTGCCGGACACCGCCATCCTGCTCGCCATCGTCCGGCTGGCGAAAAACGGCGTCGCCCAGTTGCTCATCAGCACGACGAGCTGGGTAGGGCTGTTCAAGATCCTGGCGATGTTCGGCAGCACCACGTTGGCGGGCTACACCATCGCCATCCGCATCGTCATCTTCGCGTTGATGCCCGCGTGGGGTCTGGCCAACGCGGGTTCCACGCTGGTCGGCCAGAACCTCGGTGCGGAGCAACCGGACCGGGCGGAAAGGGCGGTGAAGATCGCCACCCGCTTCAACATGCTGTTCCTCGGCGTGGTGGGCCTGGTCTTCGTGGTCTTCTCAAAGCCTCTCATCGGCATCTTCACCCAGGATCCGGAGGTCGCGCGGCAGGGCACGCAGGCGCTGTGGATCATCAGCCTGGCATTCCCGCTCTATGCGGCGGGTATGTGCATGGAGGGCGCATTCAACGGAGCGGGTGACACGTGGACGCCCACCCGGCTGAACTTCTTCTGCTTCTGGGCGGGCCAGGTACCACTCGCATGGATCCTGGCGAAGCCGCTCGGATTCGGTCCCGTCGGCGTCTTCGTCGCCGTCCCCATCTCGTTCTCGGTTCTCGCCATCTGGAGCCTGGTCTTGTTCCGCAAGGGGCGCTGGAAGACCCAGGTGGTTTGATTCCAGATCAGCTGCGGCACGCTCTTTTGCACCAGTTCCCTGCAGAATGATGCATGTTGCACTCATTCCGGGAGTGTCCTTCCTGCACGGGGGAAATACCGATGATGTAGGGTATCCCTACGTACATCAGGAGTTGCGGGCGATGGCATGAGTGGAATCCAGCAGATGGCACGATCCCTGATAATAAATCCCTATAACCCCAACCCACAGAACCATGAACAAATTTACACTTAAAGGAGACTGGAACATTGCCAAAGGAAAACTGAAGCAGCGCTGGGCGTCGCTCACCGACGATGATCTCCAATACACCGAAGGACTCGGCGACGAGCTGGTCGGCCGCATCCAGAAACGCACCGGTGAAACCCGCGAAGCGGTCGAACAGGCCCTGCGCGACGCGGATCGTTGATTTCCGCTCATCAACTGAAACCCTCAGCCACCCGCCGCCATGTTAGGAACCATCCTGTTGATACTGCTCATCCTGCTGCTCATCGGAGCACTTCCGACATGGGGTCACAGCCGTGAGTGGGGCTACGGCCCCACGGGCGGCCTCGGCCTCGTGCTGATCATCGTGATCATTCTCGTCCTCATGGGCAAAATCTGATCTCCCACACCAACCTATGAAAACCACCATCCTGATGTCCGCCCTCGCCTTCTGTGCGATCGCTCCAATGATGACCTCCTGCCGCGAAAAAGGACCGGCGGAGAAAATCGGCGAGAGCATCGACAAAGCCGGAGAGGATATCAAAGACGCCGTTGATCCCAAAGGCCCGGTCGAGAAGGCCGGCGAAAAAGTGGACAAAGCTCTGGGCAACTGATTCCACCCGGAAAACCATAACAGGAAAGCCCCGCACGGATCACCGTGCGGGGCTTTTTTCGGTCCGGAGTGAACCGATTCCCGGCTTATTGTCCTTCCAGGGCCTTCGCGGCTTTCTCCTGGGCTTCCTTGATGGCCTTCTGCGCTTCTTCGACGTTGTTGCCCGCGTTCTTGATCGCCTCGGCGGCCTGCTTCTGGGCGTCTTCGATCGCCTTCTTCTGCTCCGGCGTCAGGTTCTCATACTGCTTCTGGGCATCGGCGACGGCCTGCTTCTGCTCCGGGGTCAGGTTTTCGAGCTGCTTCTGGGCTTCCTTCTGGGCGGCTTCGAGCTGCTGCTTCTGCTCCTCCGTGAGGTTGCCGCTGTCGACGGCTTTCTCCACGGCTTCCTTGAGATCATCCTTCGCCTTGTCCACGGCCTGTTCGGTTTCCGTTTTCTTCTCGCAGGCGACGAGAACGAAAGGAAGGGCGAGGGCGGAGATCCAGAGTTTGGTTTTCATGGTGTTTTGGGGTCTTTGGTTGGGACAGACGAGCAATCTAACAAATGCGTATTTTGTCAATACATTGTATCATCCAATCTAACAGAGAATGGAAAACACCCCAACGTCTCGTCTCGCGTGTGGGCCGCGTCAAGGGGGGATGATTGACAGGAATGCCCGGCGTCTCCTTGATCGGCGGCGAAGTGTTCTTCCAGATCTTCCTCAACGTCTGCGCGCCAATCTTCCTGACCGTGGGGGCGGGCTGGCTGCTGGACCGGAAGTTCAAGCTGCACCTGGAAAGCATGGTGAAGCTGAACATCTACCTGATGGTGCCGGCCTTCATCTTCACGAAGGTCATTTCCACGGAACTGGCGGGTGGGGACGCGCTGAAGATCGTGGCGTTCACACTGTGCATCGTCTTCCTGATGTTCGTGGGCAGCAGGCTCGCCGGGGCCGTGTTCAAAATGCCTGAAAAGCAACGCCAGTCACTCTCGCTGGCGACGATGTTCTACAACTCCGGCAACTACGGCCTGCCGCTGGTGACGCTGGCCTTCGGCCACCAGGCGGCGGCGGTCCAGATCTACGTGCTGGCGACCATGAACGTCTCCACCTACACCGTGGGTCTTTTCCTCGCGCAGTCCCATGGCGAGGCGGAGGTTTCCCACCGCAAGGCGTTGATGAAGGTCCTGCGCCAGCCGACCCTTTACGCCCTGCTGCTGGGAGTCCTGTGCAAGAGCCTGGAGGTCCCGGTGAAAAGCATCACTTGGCTGTGGGAACCGCTCGACCTGATCCAGGCGGGCCTCATCGGCTTCGCGCTGGTGACGCTGGGAGTGCAGATGTCCCAAACCCGCCCGGCCCCGTTCCGTG comes from the Luteolibacter sp. SL250 genome and includes:
- a CDS encoding MgtC/SapB family protein, with the protein product MDWNTFAGDLDAEILMRLGLALVAGLVIGIERESHGRAAGLRTTLLVTLSSAAAMIVSDAFYQDSFAQQGPSSWHPDPARLAAGILAGMGFLGAGVIVHQRDHIVQGVTTAATLWFAAIIGLALGAGSLGVGIVSTVLALIILGLVPRFENRMENDWYSDLSVSFGSNDSDITNTTRLLESMNLKIKGIDWKEDLAANDRRVTFHVKHKKGERLTLPARVITALRMLPDVKTVHWHG
- a CDS encoding MATE family efflux transporter — encoded protein: MEPSSTENMSLGRVILESLKGKHHDFTTAPLNRAVLLLAVPMVLEMIMESLFAVVDVFWVSHLGSDAIAVVGLTESVMSLIYAVAIGISFAATSMVSRRIGEQDPEQAARTAGQILLLGATVSAALGVVLAIFAGEILGLMGASDSVIRMGTDFARIMLGGNITVFLIFLINAAFRGAGDAVIAMRTLWLANALNIVLGPCFIFGWGPFPEMGLTGAAVATNIGRGTGVLYQLWHLAGHHSRLKVRLSHLLPDTAILLAIVRLAKNGVAQLLISTTSWVGLFKILAMFGSTTLAGYTIAIRIVIFALMPAWGLANAGSTLVGQNLGAEQPDRAERAVKIATRFNMLFLGVVGLVFVVFSKPLIGIFTQDPEVARQGTQALWIISLAFPLYAAGMCMEGAFNGAGDTWTPTRLNFFCFWAGQVPLAWILAKPLGFGPVGVFVAVPISFSVLAIWSLVLFRKGRWKTQVV
- a CDS encoding CsbD family protein, producing MNKFTLKGDWNIAKGKLKQRWASLTDDDLQYTEGLGDELVGRIQKRTGETREAVEQALRDADR
- a CDS encoding DUF3309 family protein gives rise to the protein MLGTILLILLILLLIGALPTWGHSREWGYGPTGGLGLVLIIVIILVLMGKI
- a CDS encoding AEC family transporter, giving the protein MPGVSLIGGEVFFQIFLNVCAPIFLTVGAGWLLDRKFKLHLESMVKLNIYLMVPAFIFTKVISTELAGGDALKIVAFTLCIVFLMFVGSRLAGAVFKMPEKQRQSLSLATMFYNSGNYGLPLVTLAFGHQAAAVQIYVLATMNVSTYTVGLFLAQSHGEAEVSHRKALMKVLRQPTLYALLLGVLCKSLEVPVKSITWLWEPLDLIQAGLIGFALVTLGVQMSQTRPAPFRAPLWSAIALRLAIAPALAAPLALLFGFPKEVAASLILSAAAPTAVNTALLAHEFGGDLSFSTSAVYYSTLASMFTTTLLVYILKLWL